A single region of the Halopiger xanaduensis SH-6 genome encodes:
- a CDS encoding DUF7344 domain-containing protein — translation MTTSATRMEAACSLLAESKRRYLLYLLAEDGEKNIEDLITQITAWEHEQPIETIEKEARQRVYVTLVHNHLPRLADYDIVEYDLRSGDIVLAEGFDDIKPLLKQFKQTEDVPEIRKRPVL, via the coding sequence ATGACGACGAGCGCCACTCGGATGGAGGCCGCCTGTTCCTTACTCGCAGAATCGAAGCGACGCTACCTGCTCTACCTGCTTGCGGAGGACGGCGAGAAGAACATCGAGGATCTCATCACGCAGATCACCGCCTGGGAACACGAGCAACCGATCGAAACGATCGAGAAGGAAGCCCGCCAGCGCGTGTACGTGACGCTGGTCCACAACCACCTGCCCCGCCTCGCCGACTACGACATCGTCGAGTACGACCTCCGAAGCGGCGACATCGTCCTCGCCGAGGGCTTCGACGACATCAAACCGCTGCTGAAGCAATTCAAACAGACCGAGGACGTCCCGGAGATCCGCAAGCGGCCGGTCCTGTAA
- a CDS encoding DMT family transporter: protein MSRYRNFGLFLVLSALWGTAFVAISAGLEHLPPVLFAALRYDVAGLLMLGYAAYAVGGADGADGETWYPRGRDEWATAAVGAALLIAAYHAFLFVGQQHTTAAAASIVVSLSPVLTTGFARLLMPSDALSPAGMAGVCIGLVGVAVIAQPDPSNLFATDAVAKLLVFLAAASFALGSVLTRRIDASLPIETMEAWSMLGGALLLHGVSLALGEPFEPATWTDPQALGALAYLAVGASAIGFLLYFDLLERLGAVEINMVSYVAPIFAAVVGWLYLDEVVDAMTLFGFGLIVVGFLLVKRRAIREEFGHVQRWVSGD from the coding sequence GTGAGCCGCTATCGGAACTTCGGACTCTTCCTGGTGTTGTCGGCCCTCTGGGGAACCGCGTTCGTCGCGATCAGCGCCGGCCTCGAGCATCTTCCGCCGGTGCTGTTCGCGGCGCTGCGGTACGACGTCGCGGGCCTCCTGATGCTCGGTTACGCGGCGTACGCCGTCGGCGGTGCGGACGGCGCGGACGGCGAGACGTGGTACCCCAGGGGACGCGACGAGTGGGCGACTGCGGCGGTCGGCGCCGCGCTGTTGATCGCCGCCTACCACGCGTTCCTCTTCGTCGGCCAGCAGCACACGACCGCTGCCGCCGCCTCGATCGTCGTCAGCCTCTCGCCGGTCCTCACGACCGGCTTCGCGCGACTGCTGATGCCCTCGGACGCCCTCTCGCCCGCGGGCATGGCCGGCGTCTGTATCGGACTCGTCGGGGTGGCGGTCATCGCCCAGCCCGATCCCTCGAACCTGTTCGCGACCGACGCCGTCGCCAAACTGCTGGTCTTTCTGGCCGCGGCGTCGTTCGCCCTCGGGAGCGTGCTGACCCGCCGTATCGACGCCTCGCTGCCCATCGAGACGATGGAAGCCTGGTCGATGCTCGGCGGCGCCCTCCTGCTCCACGGCGTGAGCCTCGCGCTCGGCGAGCCATTCGAGCCGGCGACCTGGACCGACCCGCAGGCCCTCGGCGCGCTCGCGTACCTGGCGGTCGGCGCGAGCGCGATCGGCTTCCTGCTGTACTTCGACCTGCTCGAGCGGCTCGGCGCCGTCGAGATCAACATGGTATCGTACGTCGCGCCGATCTTCGCCGCGGTCGTCGGCTGGCTCTATCTGGACGAGGTCGTCGACGCGATGACGCTGTTCGGGTTCGGCCTGATCGTCGTCGGGTTCCTCCTCGTGAAGCGGCGGGCGATCCGGGAGGAGTTCGGCCACGTGCAGCGGTGGGTGTCGGGCGACTGA
- a CDS encoding CDC48 family AAA ATPase: protein MNEVQLEVAKAYPNDSGRGIARLDPDTLLHLKLSPGDIIEIEGADTTAAKVWRADRQDWNTDTVRIDGFTRQNADVGIGERVTIRKAEATKADKLTLAPPEEASVQFGSDAAGMVKRQILKRPVVGRDIVPVMSSTNHPFMRSPGQAIPLIAVETEPEGVVLITEDTDVELREEPISGFEKTGGGITYEDIGGLQSEIQRVREMVELPMKHPQIFKKLGIEPPQGVLLHGPPGTGKTLLAKAVANETSASFFSIAGPEIISKYYGESEQQLREIFEDATEESPSIIFIDELDSIAPKREDVTGEVERRVVAQLLTMMDGLESRGQVIVIAATNRVDSVDPALRRPGRFDREIEIGVPDETGREEILQIHTRGMPLSDDVNLGHLADETHGFVGADIESLTKEAAMKALRRYLPEIDLDEEDIPPSLIDRMIVKREDFRGALNEVEPSAMREVLVELPKISWDDVGGLNEAKEQVQESVEWPLSSPERFDRLGVDPPAGVLLYGPPGTGKTLMAKAVANETNANFISVRGPQLLSKWVGESEKAIRQTFRKARQVSPTVIFFDELDALAPGRGGGETGSNVSERVVNQLLTELDGLEDMEDVMVIGATNRPDMIDPALLRSGRFDRLVMIGEPDVEGRERILEIHTEDTPLAADVSLREIAEITDGYVGSDLESIAREAAIEALREDEEADVVEMRHFRQAMENVRPTITEDILDYYERIEDEFQGGSGGPEPTGRRGSRIGFQ from the coding sequence ATGAACGAAGTTCAACTGGAGGTTGCCAAAGCGTACCCGAACGACTCGGGTCGTGGTATCGCCCGACTCGACCCGGACACGCTGTTGCATTTGAAGCTGAGTCCGGGCGACATCATCGAGATCGAAGGTGCGGACACCACCGCCGCGAAGGTGTGGCGCGCCGACCGGCAGGACTGGAACACGGACACCGTCCGCATCGACGGTTTCACCCGGCAGAACGCCGACGTGGGCATCGGCGAGCGGGTGACGATCCGGAAGGCCGAAGCGACGAAGGCCGACAAACTCACCCTCGCGCCGCCGGAGGAGGCGTCGGTCCAGTTCGGCTCAGACGCCGCCGGCATGGTCAAACGGCAGATCCTGAAGCGGCCGGTCGTCGGCCGCGACATCGTCCCCGTAATGAGCTCGACGAACCATCCCTTCATGCGGTCCCCGGGGCAGGCCATCCCGCTGATCGCGGTCGAAACGGAACCGGAAGGGGTGGTCCTCATCACTGAGGACACCGACGTCGAACTCCGCGAGGAGCCCATTTCGGGCTTCGAGAAGACCGGCGGCGGCATCACCTACGAGGACATCGGCGGACTCCAGAGCGAGATCCAGCGGGTCCGGGAGATGGTCGAACTCCCGATGAAGCACCCGCAGATCTTCAAGAAGCTCGGCATCGAGCCGCCGCAGGGCGTCCTCCTGCACGGCCCGCCGGGCACCGGGAAGACGCTGCTCGCGAAGGCCGTCGCTAACGAGACCTCCGCGAGTTTCTTCTCCATCGCGGGCCCGGAGATCATCTCCAAGTACTACGGCGAGTCCGAACAGCAGTTACGCGAGATCTTCGAGGACGCGACCGAGGAGTCGCCGTCGATCATCTTCATCGACGAACTCGACTCCATCGCCCCCAAACGGGAGGACGTCACCGGCGAGGTCGAACGCCGCGTCGTCGCCCAGTTGCTGACCATGATGGACGGCCTCGAGTCGCGCGGGCAGGTCATCGTCATCGCGGCGACCAACCGCGTCGACTCGGTCGACCCCGCGCTGCGTCGTCCGGGTCGGTTCGACCGCGAGATCGAGATCGGCGTCCCCGACGAGACCGGCCGCGAGGAAATCCTCCAGATCCACACCCGCGGCATGCCGCTGTCGGACGACGTCAACCTCGGTCACCTCGCCGACGAGACCCACGGCTTCGTCGGCGCCGACATCGAGAGCCTGACGAAGGAGGCCGCGATGAAGGCCCTGCGGCGGTACCTCCCCGAGATCGACCTCGACGAGGAGGACATTCCGCCGAGCCTGATCGACCGGATGATCGTCAAGCGCGAAGACTTCCGCGGCGCCTTAAACGAGGTGGAGCCGTCGGCGATGCGGGAGGTCCTCGTCGAACTCCCGAAGATCTCCTGGGACGACGTCGGCGGCCTCAACGAGGCTAAAGAGCAGGTCCAGGAATCCGTCGAGTGGCCCCTCTCGAGCCCCGAGCGGTTCGACCGGCTGGGCGTCGATCCGCCGGCCGGGGTCCTGCTGTACGGGCCGCCGGGCACCGGGAAGACGCTGATGGCGAAGGCCGTCGCCAACGAGACGAACGCGAACTTCATCTCGGTGCGCGGCCCGCAGCTACTCTCGAAGTGGGTCGGCGAATCGGAGAAGGCCATCCGGCAGACCTTCCGCAAGGCCCGGCAGGTCTCGCCGACGGTGATCTTCTTCGACGAGCTCGACGCCCTCGCACCCGGTCGCGGCGGCGGCGAGACTGGTTCGAACGTCTCCGAGCGGGTCGTCAACCAGCTGCTGACCGAACTCGACGGCCTCGAGGACATGGAGGACGTGATGGTCATCGGCGCGACCAACCGGCCCGACATGATCGACCCCGCACTGTTGCGCTCGGGTCGGTTCGACCGCCTCGTGATGATCGGCGAGCCCGACGTCGAGGGCCGCGAGCGCATCCTCGAGATCCACACCGAGGATACGCCGCTGGCCGCCGACGTCTCGCTGCGGGAAATCGCCGAGATCACGGACGGCTACGTCGGCAGCGACCTCGAGTCGATCGCCCGCGAGGCGGCGATCGAGGCGCTGCGCGAGGACGAGGAAGCGGACGTCGTCGAGATGCGCCACTTCCGGCAGGCGATGGAGAACGTCCGGCCGACGATCACCGAGGACATCCTCGACTACTACGAGCGCATCGAGGACGAGTTCCAGGGCGGCTCGGGCGGCCCGGAACCGACCGGTCGTCGCGGCAGCCGGATCGGCTTCCAGTAA
- the larC gene encoding nickel pincer cofactor biosynthesis protein LarC: MTTNTGPNVLAFDGRMGASGDMLLAALVDAGADPDALEAVEATLEIEYRIAETVKCGIASTTVDVVLTGESGDSSGHEHEHDEHSHQHDGHDHSRHEHDHGHDDHNHADGHSSDGDHDHVHAEGHGPHRSYREVREIVADMALPAAVEDDALAIFKRLGEAEASVHGETLEDIHFHEVGADDAIADVVGAAALVHDLEPDRIVTTPLSTGGGTVGMSHGEYPVPTPAVVEIAREADWSLRGGPVDRELLTPTGAAILAHFAEGVDELPSLELEASGYGAGGYDLDPHPNVLRALVGRGDGSLVKDDIAVLETNLDDATPEVLGGLQETLSDAGARDVSILPATMKKSRPGHLVKVICKPEDRQRVARALAEETGTLGVRDAGATHRWIARREFETVELELEGETYEVTVKIASDADGEVYDVSAEYEDAKAVARETELSIREVIRRAEDQSPTNRRDEF, from the coding sequence ATGACCACGAACACGGGTCCGAACGTCCTCGCGTTCGACGGCCGCATGGGTGCCAGCGGCGACATGCTCCTCGCCGCCCTGGTCGACGCCGGGGCCGATCCCGACGCTCTCGAGGCGGTCGAAGCCACCCTCGAGATCGAGTACCGGATCGCCGAGACGGTCAAGTGCGGGATCGCGTCGACGACGGTCGACGTGGTGTTGACCGGTGAATCAGGTGACTCGAGCGGTCACGAACACGAGCACGACGAACACAGCCACCAGCACGACGGTCACGATCATTCGAGACACGAGCACGATCACGGCCACGACGACCACAATCACGCGGACGGCCACTCGAGCGACGGCGACCACGACCACGTCCACGCCGAGGGTCACGGACCGCACCGCAGCTATCGGGAAGTCCGCGAGATCGTCGCGGACATGGCCCTCCCCGCCGCCGTCGAAGACGACGCGCTCGCGATCTTCAAACGGCTCGGCGAGGCCGAAGCCAGCGTCCACGGCGAGACCCTAGAGGACATTCACTTCCACGAGGTCGGAGCCGACGACGCCATCGCGGACGTCGTCGGCGCGGCGGCGCTGGTCCACGACCTCGAGCCGGACCGGATCGTCACGACGCCGCTTTCGACCGGCGGCGGCACCGTCGGGATGAGCCACGGCGAGTACCCCGTCCCCACGCCGGCGGTGGTCGAAATCGCCCGGGAGGCCGACTGGTCGCTGCGCGGCGGGCCCGTCGACCGCGAACTGCTGACCCCGACCGGCGCGGCGATCCTCGCGCACTTCGCCGAGGGCGTCGACGAACTCCCCTCGCTCGAGCTCGAGGCGTCGGGCTACGGCGCCGGCGGCTACGACCTCGATCCGCACCCGAACGTGCTCCGGGCGCTCGTCGGCCGAGGTGACGGCTCGCTCGTGAAGGACGACATCGCCGTCCTCGAGACGAACCTCGACGATGCAACGCCGGAAGTGCTGGGCGGCCTGCAGGAGACGCTCTCGGACGCGGGCGCGCGAGACGTTTCGATTCTTCCGGCGACGATGAAGAAGTCCCGCCCGGGCCACCTCGTGAAGGTTATCTGCAAGCCCGAGGATCGGCAGCGCGTCGCTCGAGCGCTCGCCGAGGAGACGGGGACGCTCGGGGTTCGCGATGCGGGGGCGACACATCGGTGGATCGCACGGCGGGAGTTCGAGACGGTAGAGTTGGAACTCGAGGGAGAGACCTACGAGGTGACCGTGAAAATCGCGAGTGACGCCGACGGCGAGGTTTACGACGTGAGTGCCGAGTACGAGGACGCGAAGGCGGTTGCTCGAGAAACCGAATTGTCGATTCGTGAGGTGATTCGGCGAGCGGAAGACCAGAGTCCGACAAATCGTAGAGACGAATTCTGA